The Henckelia pumila isolate YLH828 chromosome 2, ASM3356847v2, whole genome shotgun sequence genome includes a window with the following:
- the LOC140877124 gene encoding F-box/FBD/LRR-repeat protein At5g56570-like: MKLLDSTFSIGTTKFHNLIKLEIEADWYILLTELLQSAYNLESLTVLKVKDELKRWREPKQLPKCLLSSLKYVVIHGFEGGDDELNMIRYILRHAKVLQRMDINSVSHGEDAKILEQVSYSSRASQMCRLTFVSDV; encoded by the exons ATGAag CTTCTGGATTCGACATTTTCCATCGGTACTACAAAGTTTCATAATTTGATCAAACTGGAAATAGAAGCTGATTGGTATATTCTCCTGACAGAATTGCTTCAAAGTGCTTATAATCTGGAGTCCCTTACAGTTCTAAAG GTGAAAGACGAACTAAAACGCTGGAGGGAGCCTAAGCAGTTGCCGAAATGTCTATTATCATCCCTCAAATATGTAGTGATTCATGGATTTGAAGGTGGGGATGACGAGTTGAACATGATTAGATATATTCTGAGGCATGCTAAAGTATTGCAGAGGATGGACATAAATTCAGTGTCTCATGGTGAAGACGCCAAAATACTTGAGCAGGTTTCATATTCTTCAAGAGCATCTCAGATGTGTCGGCTTACTTTCGTCTCAGATGTGTAA